The genomic stretch TTTAAGAAGCTGTTTGCTGATCATTAAACCGAGACCAGTTCCTCCATATTTTTTTGTGTTTGACTGATCACCTTGCTCAAAAGATTGGAAAAGTTTTTTCTGGTTCTCTTCGCTGATTCCAATTCCAGAGTCTTCAATTTGAAAAAGAAGAGTCATTTTCTCATCTCTTTCAAGAATATTTACAGAGAGAGAAACGAGACCTTTTTCAGTAAATTTAATTGCATTCCCAATTAAGTTTGTCAAGATTTGAGTTATTCGGAGAGAATCGCCGATGAGGTCAAAATGGAAATCCTTTTCAATAAAAAATAGAAATTCCAAACCTTTATTATTTGCTAAAAGAGAGAATAGATTTGTGATATTTTCAAGAAGTTCATCAAGTTCAAATTTCTGTTTAACAATATCAAGTTTTCCAGCTTCAATTTTTGAATAATCGAGAATGTCATTAATAACATTTAGCAGAGCATTTGAAGAGAGTTTTGCTTTTTGGAGATACTCTCTCTGCTCGTTTGTCAATTCTGTATCTAAAACAAGTTCTGTTAAACCGATAATTCCGTTGAGTGGAGTTCGGATTTCATGAGACATATTTGCAAGAAATACAGATTTTGCCCTATTTCCCTTTTCAGCACTCTCTTTTGCAATAATAATTTCTGATTGTAGAATTTTTTCTTCTGTAACATCTCGAACAGAAGCGATAAATCTTTTTTCGTCAGGCATTAAACTCGCTGAAATATTTACAGTTCGGATTTCGCCATCTTTTCGGACACATCTCTTTTCAAAATTTTTGACAAAGCCTTTTTCAAAAATTGCTCCAAGGATATTTATTGATTTTTCAATGTCTCTCTCATGTGTAATATCTAAACAGTTTTTTTGAAAAATCTCTTCTCTGGAAAAGCCAACAATCTCTTCATATTCTGGATTAAAATCAAGAAAGTTTGCCTCCAAATCTATCAACATCATTCCATCTTTGCTGTTTGTAAAAATAGTTTCAAAATCCTGTTTCTGAAGTTGAATCTCATTATGAATAGCTTCTTGTTCTGTAATGTCAATTCCAATTTTTATAATATAATCAAATTCTCCATCAGAATTAAAAATAACTGTATTTGACCAATCAAACATTCGCTCTTCGCCACTGTGTGAAAGCCATCTATTTTTAAATCTTCGAGATTCTTCATGACCGAATTTAATTCGATTGCAATTTTGAATAATTTCAAGTTCAGTCATGTTTGGTAAAAATCTTTTCCAATAGAGTGGTTTGCTGGAGATCTGTTTTTCAGAAACACCAAAAAATTTCTCAGCATATTTATTCATTTGGAACATAATATTATCTTTGTCAATAAGCAAAATCATTGCATTTGCACTATTTAATATATTTGTAACAAACTCTTTCTCTTCACGAATCTTATTTTGTAATATTATCTCTTCACTTATATCTCTTGATGATGCATATATAAATATCTCACCATTTATTTCAACTCTTCTTGCACGGATTTGAGCTTTAAAAGTTGAACCATCTTTTCGAGTATGAATTCTCTCAAATTGAAAAATTTTATCCCCAATCGTGTTTAAAAATTCTTTTATTTCATTATCAACTATATTTTTATCCCAATCGGGGATTGTTAGAAACCTCATCTCTCGATTTGTATAACCGAGCAACTCAGATGCACGATTGCTATATTCAACAAGTTTTCCGTTTAAGTTAAATACATAAATTCCCTCTGAGGCAAGTGAAAGAATTCTTTGATATTTGAGTTTTTCCTGCTCAAGTTCAAGCGAAAGAAATTCCTTTCTCTCAATAAAACTTTTTAATTCCTGATTTTTGTTTTTTAATTCTATCTCTTGTAGAATCTCTTTTGAAATATCATGACGAATTGATATGTATCCAACTTTATCGCCATTATTATTATAATTTGGATAGATATATGTTTGAGACCAAAAAGATTCTCCACCTTTTTTACGATTTTGTATAACCCCTTTCCACATTCCACTATTTTTTAAATCATTCCAAAGTTCGCTAAAAACTTTTGGGTCTTGCTCTCGGTGTCTTATTATGTTGTGATTTGAAGCAATTAACTCATCTGGTGTAAAACCTGTTAAATTGCAAAAACCTTCACTAACTTCTAAAATTACTCCATTTAAATCTGTTCTTGAAAATGCTACATTTCTACTATAAACACTATCTCTATTTTTAACTTCTAATATTTTCAGTTTTACTTTATTTTCTAAAATCGAGTTTAATTTTTCAATCTTCTTATTTTTTTTATTCAGTTGTAAATATAGAACAAGCACATTTATAAATCCAATTAAAAACAGCAATGATGTTAAAGTTATATTTACAAATTTTTCATCATGTAAAATACTACTCTTTAAAATTTTCTCCAATATTTCTAGTTCGGTCTCTATATGATCCCTTAAATTTTTACTTATCTCTATAAATCTATAATGATTTTCATCAATCAAGCCGATTTTTACACTTTTTTTAAAATTATAAATTTTCTCATCAAATTTATTTTGATTGTGAAAATCAATAATTTCACTGTAATTAATTTTTAAGCTATCTATTTTTTTGTGCTTGTCGGTAATCTCTTCAAGAGTTCCAAGCACTTTTAATTTTAAATATGGGTCTTTTGTATTGTGAAACTCTTCAATTAGAAAATTCACTTTTACAAAGTCAGATTCTAGTTTTTGATACAGCTCTTTTAATTCCACTTTATCTGATTTCTCTAAATTTATTTTATTTACAAATATCAAATATAAAATAAATAAAAAAGGTAGTATTGACAAAATCAATCTATTCTTCATTGACTTCCTAATTTTTAAACTCCCAAAATTATACTATTTGATTTGAGTTATAATATTTCTCTCAATATTTAGGAGAAAAAATGATCAATCGAAAAAAAATCTACAATCCTGAATCTAACGAGAATACAAAAGATCGTAAGATTTTTGGTGGAGATCCAACTGGTATTTTTGAGTTGAATGACATCAAATACAAATGGGCTTACAACCTTTGGGAAGTTATGCTAAATAAC from Thiovulum sp. ES encodes the following:
- a CDS encoding PAS domain S-box (PFAM: Response regulator receiver domain; Histidine kinase-, DNA gyrase B-, and HSP90-like ATPase; His Kinase A (phosphoacceptor) domain; PAS fold~TIGRFAM: PAS domain S-box) yields the protein MKNRLILSILPFLFILYLIFVNKINLEKSDKVELKELYQKLESDFVKVNFLIEEFHNTKDPYLKLKVLGTLEEITDKHKKIDSLKINYSEIIDFHNQNKFDEKIYNFKKSVKIGLIDENHYRFIEISKNLRDHIETELEILEKILKSSILHDEKFVNITLTSLLFLIGFINVLVLYLQLNKKNKKIEKLNSILENKVKLKILEVKNRDSVYSRNVAFSRTDLNGVILEVSEGFCNLTGFTPDELIASNHNIIRHREQDPKVFSELWNDLKNSGMWKGVIQNRKKGGESFWSQTYIYPNYNNNGDKVGYISIRHDISKEILQEIELKNKNQELKSFIERKEFLSLELEQEKLKYQRILSLASEGIYVFNLNGKLVEYSNRASELLGYTNREMRFLTIPDWDKNIVDNEIKEFLNTIGDKIFQFERIHTRKDGSTFKAQIRARRVEINGEIFIYASSRDISEEIILQNKIREEKEFVTNILNSANAMILLIDKDNIMFQMNKYAEKFFGVSEKQISSKPLYWKRFLPNMTELEIIQNCNRIKFGHEESRRFKNRWLSHSGEERMFDWSNTVIFNSDGEFDYIIKIGIDITEQEAIHNEIQLQKQDFETIFTNSKDGMMLIDLEANFLDFNPEYEEIVGFSREEIFQKNCLDITHERDIEKSINILGAIFEKGFVKNFEKRCVRKDGEIRTVNISASLMPDEKRFIASVRDVTEEKILQSEIIIAKESAEKGNRAKSVFLANMSHEIRTPLNGIIGLTELVLDTELTNEQREYLQKAKLSSNALLNVINDILDYSKIEAGKLDIVKQKFELDELLENITNLFSLLANNKGLEFLFFIEKDFHFDLIGDSLRITQILTNLIGNAIKFTEKGLVSLSVNILERDEKMTLLFQIEDSGIGISEENQKKLFQSFEQGDQSNTKKYGGTGLGLMISKQLLKLMGGDIWVESNLGIGTKFIFIIELDYAEKEIQKLDLNDKKFLVVINNERERNYLSDILTYCGAFVTEAKDGFEALQICKDQSFNEIFIDEKLKGLDGVSLLTEIQKNGFSANHITILTSFSKHQLLNSTNIPEHRAKIKIIEKPYTPQKLQNSFSEKSEDFKDYSKNDLSVIGDKRVLIAEDNETNQIVASNIFKNMGFHFKIANNGEEAVKLSKEEHFDIIFMDIQMPKLDGLEASREIRNLGITIPIIALSAAVMKSDVELSLSAGMNGHLVKPIDKKALFDTILEYFQFAKKDQNSIPDEVEKQKQSALVIYGIDVEELCELIDNDRNLLFSLMKKFYYSYKDIEDLLENSRKDRTFPQLIHKLKGAMGSVKAKKVFEICVQIENEKVEDGEIIEELKQELNRIFVSIENKILETEDLENKTLKKVDSDLLSNISDIVVDLKEDNYIKSERIDNLLSDLKQSVSGEVYSKIEENFSNYEYDILIELLEEIIDK